The following proteins are co-located in the Paenibacillus sp. JNUCC32 genome:
- a CDS encoding TetR/AcrR family transcriptional regulator has protein sequence MKKQPQITEKTRQTFIEVFCELYSQKPIEKISVQEIANKSGYNRSTFYQYFTDIYELLDSVENDLLNDMKKELANKELSMHTVQDTLYCLDKREHLLILNALLGDYGSTRFLKRLKKEITLDQLELNVPQNHSLTPYFIEFYLTTSLSLFRLWLQRQNDLSSEEFFKLVENLYSRGITPYFKE, from the coding sequence ATGAAAAAGCAACCTCAAATAACGGAGAAAACAAGACAAACGTTTATAGAAGTTTTTTGTGAGTTATATAGCCAAAAGCCGATTGAAAAGATTTCGGTACAGGAAATTGCGAATAAGTCAGGATATAACCGCAGCACCTTTTATCAATACTTTACTGACATTTACGAATTGTTAGACTCTGTTGAAAATGACTTATTAAATGACATGAAAAAAGAATTGGCGAATAAAGAGCTATCGATGCATACGGTTCAAGATACGCTCTATTGTCTGGATAAAAGAGAACATCTCCTGATCCTTAATGCCCTTTTGGGTGATTATGGAAGTACCCGTTTTTTAAAACGCTTAAAAAAAGAAATCACTTTGGATCAATTAGAATTAAACGTTCCGCAAAACCATTCCTTAACGCCATACTTCATTGAGTTTTACCTCACAACTTCCCTTTCTCTATTTCGTCTTTGGCTCCAGCGTCAAAACGACTTATCGTCAGAAGAATTTTTCAAGTTAGTGGAGAACCTATATTCAAGAGGGATTACGCCCTATTTTAAAGAATGA
- a CDS encoding ketopantoate reductase family protein: protein MSAKQDRILIFGAGVIGSMYAMKLIEAGFDVTLFAHSKRFKSLSENGLQYTEKGSVKSIQVKVIDSLENDDIYDFIFVTVRYDRSESALLALKDNQSKHIVTMTSNSIGFSSWLDIVGDRLLPAFPGFGGQIKDGVLHARFLPKIIAATAFGEMNGEVTERIEKLAKLFKTAKLPYVIKKDMQAYLITHSVSDIAMLSVLQSENKIIDKKRIGTRKTARQITITLKAYLLAIQKAGVSIDPPMLKMVLKFPNLFLDLFFMTWLRTKMVRDMMLPDYANNANNEIVQLSHDLMKFLNQNDVKSEIHLQSYFC from the coding sequence ATGTCAGCAAAACAAGACAGAATTTTAATTTTTGGTGCAGGTGTCATCGGGAGCATGTACGCAATGAAGCTTATTGAAGCAGGGTTTGACGTTACGCTGTTTGCACATTCTAAAAGATTTAAATCATTAAGCGAAAATGGCCTGCAGTATACAGAAAAAGGTTCAGTTAAATCTATACAAGTGAAGGTCATTGATTCGCTCGAAAATGACGATATATACGATTTTATTTTCGTCACCGTTCGTTATGATCGGTCCGAATCAGCGTTGTTAGCGCTAAAAGATAATCAAAGCAAACATATAGTTACGATGACTAGTAATTCAATTGGGTTTTCTTCGTGGCTGGATATTGTAGGGGATCGACTTTTACCTGCTTTTCCCGGCTTCGGCGGACAGATTAAAGATGGAGTATTGCATGCTCGATTTCTACCAAAGATTATAGCGGCAACTGCATTTGGAGAAATGAATGGTGAAGTGACTGAACGCATCGAAAAACTCGCAAAATTATTTAAAACAGCAAAGCTTCCCTACGTTATTAAAAAGGATATGCAAGCGTATCTCATCACGCATTCCGTATCAGATATTGCCATGTTGAGCGTTTTGCAGTCTGAAAATAAGATAATTGACAAAAAAAGAATCGGAACCAGAAAGACGGCACGCCAAATAACAATCACTTTAAAAGCGTATCTATTGGCAATACAAAAAGCTGGCGTTTCAATTGATCCACCCATGCTTAAAATGGTGCTTAAATTTCCAAACTTATTTTTGGATCTTTTCTTTATGACATGGCTACGAACTAAAATGGTTAGGGATATGATGTTGCCGGATTATGCGAATAATGCGAATAATGAGATTGTGCAGCTGAGTCATGATTTAATGAAATTTTTAAATCAAAATGATGTCAAATCGGAAATACATCTTCAGTCATATTTTTGTTAA